The genomic window CCGGCGTCGTGCAGGAGCGCGAAGAGAAGCACGATCCACGGATCGCATCCTGATTCTACGGTGGCCAGCCGCGCGCCGATACGAGCGACGCGCCGCCAGTGCCCGTCACCGTGAAGGGTGCTCCCGCGCGCGGTCTCGCGCACCTGCGCCGCCAGACGGACGAAACGCTCGGCGGTGCAGGGCGCCGGCGGCCGGCGCGCTTCCCGCCGCCCGTCGCGCACGAGCGCCACCACCCGCGGGAGCATGACCTCCGCGCACCCGCGCACGAGGGCGTCGCCCCGCCGGAGGAAGGAAGGGGGCTCGGGATCCACGGCGATCACACGTCCCCCCGCGCTCCTGAACCGCGACACCAACCCATGCTCATCCGCGGAGACACCTACGACGAGCAGCAGGTCTGCGCCGGCGGCCACCGTGAGAGGGTCGTCGGAGTTCAGTGGCCGTTCCACCCGGCGGCTCCCCGCGCGCTCGTGCAGGCGATCGAAGTCGGTAGTCGCCAGGCCACTGACCACGTTCAGCCGCTCCAGCTGGGCGATCGCCACGTGCGCCGCGTTCGGCTCCGCCGTGTAGAGCGTGGCATGGAAGCCGGCCAGGAGGGTGGCGAGCTCCGCGGGTCGCTCGGCGATCCACTCCAGCACCGCGCCCGGAAAATCGTCCATCAGCGGCACGCGTCCACCCAGTGATCCATCACCCTCAAAGGGAAGGATGCCGCTGGCACGCGACACGCCGGCCCCGGTGAACGCGGCCACGCGCCGGCCCGCGAGCGCGAGCGCCAGGTCGCCCGCCTCGAGACAGGACGCCACTCCGTCGCGCGCCGGCGGCGATGCCGGTTCGGCCGCCTCCCCCCCGCCCAGGTTGCGGACGTGCGCCGAAACGTAGCCGAAGACGCGCCGGAACAGCTCTCCGTCGGGGTCGCCACACGTCAGCACCAGGTGCACCAGGCGCTGTCCGGGAGTGTGCTCGCCCTCGGTCCAGGCGAGGGAGAAATCGTCCGCCGTCCAGGTGGGGCTCTCGCAGGGACGCGCCGATGTCCGCCAGCCGCCCCGTTCGAGGGCGCTGCAGG from Longimicrobium sp. includes these protein-coding regions:
- a CDS encoding Sir2 family NAD-dependent protein deacetylase; protein product: MLRLTPRAAPSAAVPERCFAHAFGNSRRVLVFGGKIVAAGCDLFLKDFLLTCSGELAPAEAARLLQRTCSALERGGWRTSARPCESPTWTADDFSLAWTEGEHTPGQRLVHLVLTCGDPDGELFRRVFGYVSAHVRNLGGGEAAEPASPPARDGVASCLEAGDLALALAGRRVAAFTGAGVSRASGILPFEGDGSLGGRVPLMDDFPGAVLEWIAERPAELATLLAGFHATLYTAEPNAAHVAIAQLERLNVVSGLATTDFDRLHERAGSRRVERPLNSDDPLTVAAGADLLLVVGVSADEHGLVSRFRSAGGRVIAVDPEPPSFLRRGDALVRGCAEVMLPRVVALVRDGRREARRPPAPCTAERFVRLAAQVRETARGSTLHGDGHWRRVARIGARLATVESGCDPWIVLLFALLHDAGREHDGHDPGHGPRAAARARALEGAGFALGPRRLMLLESACFAHADGEVSHDPTVGVCWDADRLDLWRCGMTPDPRYLSSCAALDPATIRWSERPPDADPTWEELYAAYTLIAREEPA